A DNA window from Ctenopharyngodon idella isolate HZGC_01 chromosome 8, HZGC01, whole genome shotgun sequence contains the following coding sequences:
- the cpox gene encoding oxygen-dependent coproporphyrinogen-III oxidase, mitochondrial produces MTSIALCTINNSARSIARLCQASRSAHGTTDFHSFVSRYSTLRKCAFLPGGKWSFIRAGTRQMSQASPGRISLGRYGKGVFLAAGAAAVTGVLAAGVSHFQRAEMATKISKVEEEEGDMRERCKSFMSPPVTDIKVLEQRKDAMSTRMEMLIMETQAAFCRALEEVDGGTFKVDRWSRKEGGGGISCVMQDGKVFEKAGVNVSVVFGDLTEEAAKQMRSRGKVLKGKDGKLPFCAMGVSSVIHPKNPHIPTVHFNYRYFEIEEADGTKQWWFGGGTDLTPVYIDLEDAAHFHKTLKNACDKHHPKYYPDFKKWCDNYFYIRHRAETRGIGGIFFDDLDSPNQEEVFNFVKSCAKTVVPCYLPIVYKHLNDSFTPEEKDWQQVRRGRYVEFNLVYDRGVKFGLATPGSRIESILMSLPLTARWEYMHEPTKGTKEAEMLEVLRNPKEWI; encoded by the exons ATGACTTCTATAGCTTTGTGCACAATAAACAACTCAGCGAGATCAATAGCAAGACTGTGCCAAGCGTCCCGCTCTGCGCATGGTACAACTGATTTCCACTCTTTCGTATCCCGGTACTCTACCCTCCGTAAATGTGCCTTTCTTCCGGGAGGAAAATGGTCATTCATAAGAGCAGGAACGAGACAGATGTCTCAAGCATCGCCGGGGAGGATCTCACTCGGGCGGTACGGTAAAGGTGTATTTCTGGCTGCTGGAGCAGCAGCTGTCACTGGTGTTCTGGCGGCAGGTGTAAGTCACTTTCAGCGAGCAGAAATGGCAACGAAGATATCCAAGGTTGAAGAAGAGGAGGGAGACATGCGGGAGAGATGCAAGTCGTTCATGTCTCCACCAGTCACTGACATCAAGGTCTTAGAGCAGAGGAAAGACGCGATGTCTACGAGAATGGAGATGCTCATCATGGAGACACAGGCTGCATTCTGTAGAGCCCTTGAGGAGGTGGATGGAGGCACGTTTAAGGTGGACAGATGGAGTAGAAAAGAAG GTGGAGGGGGTATCAGCTGTGTGATGCAAGATGGGAAGGTTTTTGAGAAAGCAGGTGTGAACGTGTCCGTGGTGTTTGGAGATCTGACTGAGGAGGCCGCCAAGCAAATGCGCAGCCGTGGAAAAGTTCTGAAAGGGAAAGATG GGAAGTTGCCGTTCTGTGCCATGGGCGTGAGTTCAGTCATACACCCCAAAAACCCCCACATTCCCACAGTGCACTTCAACTACAGATACTTTGAGATTGAGGAAGCAGATG GCACAAAGCAGTGGTGGTTTGGTGGAGGAACGGATCTCACTCCTGTTTACATTGATTTGGAAGATGCCGCCCATTTCCACAAGACTTTGAAGAATGCATGTGACAAGCACCATCCTAAATATTACCCAGACTTCAAAAAGTG GTGTGACAACTACTTCTACATCCGTCACCGAGCGGAGACGAGAGGCATTGGTGGGATCTTTTTTGATGATTTGGATTCCCCCAATCAGGAGGAGGTGTTTAATTTTGTGAAGAGCTGTGCTAAAACTGTGGTGCCCTGTTACCTGCCCATAGTATACAAGCATCTAAATGACTCCTTCACCCCTGAGGAGAAGGACTGGCAGCAAGTCAGGAGAGGCAG ATATGTGGAATTTAATTTAGTGTATGACAGAGGGGTGAAATTTGGCCTGGCCACACCTGGGTCACGCATCGAGAGCATCCTGATGTCCCTACCGCTTACTGCAAG GTGGGAGTACATGCATGAGCCCACAAAAGGCACAAAGGAAGCAGAGATGCTGGAGGTCTTACGAAACCCTAAAGAATGGATCTGA
- the ccdc181 gene encoding coiled-coil domain-containing protein 181 isoform X2 encodes MSVSAVKNTPDEYEDDFEKDLDWLISEESRSEEQDPDDDDIEAQIDKELEEDEPKEERKKDAHKHRETDDEEAEERWPTPMEPLEDALDPDRDDLITSPHLQSDEDLDEEKKYILDKIQEANKQLQDQDPPDQSRRRRLQFKDTLVDLVVPALEFDTQESNNSASYGDLEEDREVSGQMQRLKISQREVSDIGDHEDEHNEGTKEGRVLVEKDGKFDLVSLKEVESQGLLPPLSVSHNDNQRASSRQSEPGLHLSKSPVSSPRQNSTSPFPLGTESLYIPKPPPKHRNRPSSARPSQRGASVQGTKRRVQSANGAPSHATFTLSPQQKELLAKLQQRRERQAKEDELKKKEEEEQKRQENEIAFRSWLMRKREQLLEERRVQKAQEMERMSCMRDCGDPEEAFKNWLQKKQEQQFKDKQVEEMKRLEKESGFCLHSREESEKAFRQWLRRKRTEKRAEQQAARERSRRLVLEERRARRMHDLVCTVNEIKPFRFSDPYVYHY; translated from the exons ATGAGTGTTTCTGCAGTCAAAAACACTCCGGATGAGTATGAGGATGACTTTGAGAAAGACCTGGACTGGCTTATCAGCGAGGAGAGCAGGAGTGAGGAAcag GATCCAGATGATGATGACATTGAAGCTCAGATCGACAAAGAGCTTGAAGAAGATGAACctaaagaagaaagaaagaaggatgCGCACAAACACAGGGAAACGGATGATGAAGAAGCAGAAGAAAGGTGGCCAACGCCTATGGAGCCATTAGAAGATGCGTTAGATCCCGACAGGGACGACCTTATAACCTCTCCACATTTACAGAGCGACGAAGACCTCGATGAAGAGAAGAAATACATTTTGGATAAGATTCAAGAGGCTAACAAACAACTCCAGGACCAGGATCCTCCAGACCAGAGCCGCCGCAGGCGCCTGCAGTTTAAAGACACTCTGGTTGACCTGGTGGTGCCTGCGCTGGAGTTTGACACTCAAGAGAGTAACAACAGTGCCTCCTACGGGGACTTAGAGGAAGATCGAGAGGTATCCGGACAAATGCAGAGACTGAAGATCTCTCAGAGAGAGGTGAGCGACATAGGAGACCATGAGGATGAACACAACGAGGGAACGAAAGAAGGACGGGTTTTGGTTGAAAAAGATGGAAAGTTTGATCTGGTGAGTCTAAAGGAGGTGGAAAGTCAAGGATTGCTTCCTCCATTGTCGGTTTCTCACAATGACAATCAGCGAGCGTCTTCACGGCAAAGTGAGCCTGGTCTCCATCTCAGCAAGAGTCCTGTATCCTCTCCAAGACAGAATTCTACCTCACCTTTTCCCCTTGGCACTGAGTCTTTGTACATCCCCAAACCTCCACCGAAGCACAGAAATAGGCCTAGTTCTGCCAGACCGTCCCAAAGGGGAGCATCCGTCCAGGGCACCAAGCGCAGGGTCCAGTCTGCAAATGGAGCTCCTTCACATGCTACCTTCACCCTGTCACCACAGCAGAAAGAATTACTGGCCAAACTTCAGCAGCGGAGGGAGAGGCAAGCCAAAGAG GATGAGTTGAAGAAAAAGGAGGAAGAGGAACAGAAACGTCAGGAGAACGAGATAGCCTTCCGATCGTGGCTTATGAGGAAAAGAGAGCAGCTGCTGGAGGAGAGGAGAGTTCAGAAAGCCCAGGAAATGGAAAGGATGAGCTGCATG AGGGACTGTGGTGACCCAGAGGAGGCCTTTAAAAATTGGCTCCAGAAGAAACAGGAACAGCAGTTCAAAGACAAGCAGGTAGAAGAGATGAAGAGACTGGAAAAGGAGAGCGGCTTTTGCCTTCACAGCCGAGAGGAGAGTGAGAAGGCCTTCAGGCA ATGGTTGAGACGAAAGCGTACAGAGAAAAGAGCAGAACAGCAGGCAGCACGAGAGCGCTCACGCAGGCTCGTGCTAGAGGAGCGAAGAGCAAGACGCATGCATGACCTCGTCTGCACTGTCAATGAGATTAAACCCTTCCGATTCAGTGACCCCTATGTATACCACTACTGA
- the ccdc181 gene encoding coiled-coil domain-containing protein 181 isoform X1: protein MSVSAVKNTPDEYEDDFEKDLDWLISEESRSEEQDPDDDDIEAQIDKELEEDEPKEERKKDAHKHRETDDEEAEERWPTPMEPLEDALDPDRDDLITSPHLQSDEDLDEEKKYILDKIQEANKQLQDQDPPDQSRRRRLQFKDTLVDLVVPALEFDTQESNNSASYGDLEEDREVSGQMQRLKISQREVSDIGDHEDEHNEGTKEGRVLVEKDGKFDLVSLKEVESQGLLPPLSVSHNDNQRASSRQSEPGLHLSKSPVSSPRQNSTSPFPLGTESLYIPKPPPKHRNRPSSARPSQRGASVQGTKRRVQSANGAPSHATFTLSPQQKELLAKLQQRRERQAKETSPPSLLLQDELKKKEEEEQKRQENEIAFRSWLMRKREQLLEERRVQKAQEMERMSCMRDCGDPEEAFKNWLQKKQEQQFKDKQVEEMKRLEKESGFCLHSREESEKAFRQWLRRKRTEKRAEQQAARERSRRLVLEERRARRMHDLVCTVNEIKPFRFSDPYVYHY from the exons ATGAGTGTTTCTGCAGTCAAAAACACTCCGGATGAGTATGAGGATGACTTTGAGAAAGACCTGGACTGGCTTATCAGCGAGGAGAGCAGGAGTGAGGAAcag GATCCAGATGATGATGACATTGAAGCTCAGATCGACAAAGAGCTTGAAGAAGATGAACctaaagaagaaagaaagaaggatgCGCACAAACACAGGGAAACGGATGATGAAGAAGCAGAAGAAAGGTGGCCAACGCCTATGGAGCCATTAGAAGATGCGTTAGATCCCGACAGGGACGACCTTATAACCTCTCCACATTTACAGAGCGACGAAGACCTCGATGAAGAGAAGAAATACATTTTGGATAAGATTCAAGAGGCTAACAAACAACTCCAGGACCAGGATCCTCCAGACCAGAGCCGCCGCAGGCGCCTGCAGTTTAAAGACACTCTGGTTGACCTGGTGGTGCCTGCGCTGGAGTTTGACACTCAAGAGAGTAACAACAGTGCCTCCTACGGGGACTTAGAGGAAGATCGAGAGGTATCCGGACAAATGCAGAGACTGAAGATCTCTCAGAGAGAGGTGAGCGACATAGGAGACCATGAGGATGAACACAACGAGGGAACGAAAGAAGGACGGGTTTTGGTTGAAAAAGATGGAAAGTTTGATCTGGTGAGTCTAAAGGAGGTGGAAAGTCAAGGATTGCTTCCTCCATTGTCGGTTTCTCACAATGACAATCAGCGAGCGTCTTCACGGCAAAGTGAGCCTGGTCTCCATCTCAGCAAGAGTCCTGTATCCTCTCCAAGACAGAATTCTACCTCACCTTTTCCCCTTGGCACTGAGTCTTTGTACATCCCCAAACCTCCACCGAAGCACAGAAATAGGCCTAGTTCTGCCAGACCGTCCCAAAGGGGAGCATCCGTCCAGGGCACCAAGCGCAGGGTCCAGTCTGCAAATGGAGCTCCTTCACATGCTACCTTCACCCTGTCACCACAGCAGAAAGAATTACTGGCCAAACTTCAGCAGCGGAGGGAGAGGCAAGCCAAAGAG acttctcctccctctttgCTTCTTCAGGATGAGTTGAAGAAAAAGGAGGAAGAGGAACAGAAACGTCAGGAGAACGAGATAGCCTTCCGATCGTGGCTTATGAGGAAAAGAGAGCAGCTGCTGGAGGAGAGGAGAGTTCAGAAAGCCCAGGAAATGGAAAGGATGAGCTGCATG AGGGACTGTGGTGACCCAGAGGAGGCCTTTAAAAATTGGCTCCAGAAGAAACAGGAACAGCAGTTCAAAGACAAGCAGGTAGAAGAGATGAAGAGACTGGAAAAGGAGAGCGGCTTTTGCCTTCACAGCCGAGAGGAGAGTGAGAAGGCCTTCAGGCA ATGGTTGAGACGAAAGCGTACAGAGAAAAGAGCAGAACAGCAGGCAGCACGAGAGCGCTCACGCAGGCTCGTGCTAGAGGAGCGAAGAGCAAGACGCATGCATGACCTCGTCTGCACTGTCAATGAGATTAAACCCTTCCGATTCAGTGACCCCTATGTATACCACTACTGA
- the prrg1 gene encoding transmembrane gamma-carboxyglutamic acid protein 1, producing MGAVFLPADAAHSVLRRLPRANFFLEEMKQGNIQRECREEICNYEEAREAFENDEKTRRFWEEYQRESSPRPGGLESIAGGVHSLYLILPLLLVLLLIAAVSITVWRCHSRKRSQQSPAIGRPQRDTTLSVVSMDQWGRDYHPDISPHSEISAHSSPAYPGADLTPGRGSRGDPPPSYEEAVGHTDIQIEAEPPPQYEDIISNHGSTVVISQGK from the exons ATGGGAGCCG TGTTCCTGCCAGCAGATGCCGCACACTCAGTGCTGCGGAGGCTCCCGAGAGCAAACTTCTTCTTGGAGGAGATGAAACAAGGGAACATCCAGCGAGAATGCAGAGAGGAAATCTGCAATTATGAAGAAGCCAGGGAGGCGTTTGAGAATGATGAGAAAACT AGGCGATTCTGGGAGGAGTACCAGCGTGAGAGCAGCCCCAGGCCTGGCGGACTGGAGTCCATCGCTGGTGGCGTTCATTCCCTGTACCTGATCTTACCGCTGCTGCTGGTTTTGCTGCTCATTGCTGCGGTTTCCATCACGGTTTGGAGATGCCACTCACGCAAAAGATCCCAGCAAAGCCCTGCCATTGGGCGTCCACAAAGAGACACAACCCTATCTGTGGTGTCAATGGACCAGTGGGGTCGGGACTACCATCCTGACATCAGTCCTCACTCGGAGATCAGTGCCCACAGTAGCCCCGCTTACCCCGGCGCAGACCTCACACCTGGGCGGGGCAGTCGGGGTGACCCGCCTCCTTCATATGAGGAAGCTGTGGGCCATACAGATATACAGATTGAAGCAGAGCCTCCACCACAATATGAAGACATCATCAGTAACCACGGTAGCACGGTTGTCATCTCCCAGGGAAAGTGA